In one Niallia taxi genomic region, the following are encoded:
- a CDS encoding YjfB family protein, whose protein sequence is MDIAALSVSMHQASLGQSISIALTKMSLDSTQQSATQMMEMLQAPHPTLGNSIDLKG, encoded by the coding sequence TTGGATATTGCAGCTTTATCAGTTAGCATGCACCAAGCTTCACTTGGTCAAAGTATAAGCATAGCTTTAACTAAAATGTCTTTGGACAGTACACAACAATCTGCAACACAAATGATGGAAATGCTTCAGGCTCCACATCCAACATTAGGTAACTCTATCGACCTAAAAGGATAA